The genomic window ACCAGCTGGGGTTTTGCCTTAAACGTCTTATAGTAATGGTCTGCACCATGCTTTTTCACCAAGCTGCTGACATTAATGGCATCGATTAAGTTGATGGCTTGTTTGAAAATCGGCTGTCCGACTAATTTTATTTCTGTATTTTTGCCCATGTTGTGTTTTTTTTCGCAAAACAAA from Williamwhitmania taraxaci includes these protein-coding regions:
- a CDS encoding DUF4372 domain-containing protein; this encodes MGKNTEIKLVGQPIFKQAINLIDAINVSSLVKKHGADHYYKTFKAKPQLV